From the Solanum stenotomum isolate F172 chromosome 4, ASM1918654v1, whole genome shotgun sequence genome, one window contains:
- the LOC125861273 gene encoding probable LRR receptor-like serine/threonine-protein kinase At1g53440 encodes MAKARGLPCGQPFRVSSGLVKVLETISSKLGNTRWSVSRASCMQESDFNWTDPNYKEVFSNVKCNCSFNSGSVCHVVTIQLKRLNMTGILPPEFANLTHLQELDLTRNYLSGLIPSSYGQLRVTILSLLGNRISGPIPKELGDIFTLEELVLENNLLEGPLPPNLGSLNRLRRLFLSANNLNGTIPENFSNLKNMTDFRIDGTSISGTIPDFIGNWIKMDRLDIQGTSMEGPIPPTISQLKNMSQLRISDLRGEQMQFPNLHDLTNMTRLTLRNCSIFGPIPSYVGAMPLKLLDLSNNMLNDTIPDTFEQLDFDNMLLGNNTLSGAIPSWIFSKRKNIDLSYNNFTHTTTPGCQSSTINLAASYSDTMNMLKNTDAWCSMKPLICPTEAKYTSLFINCGGGGRTTFEGNDYEEDRIGSGPSFFFSSNDKWAFSSSGVYVGRENASNIATNTFSLDVSGPDFYNTARLAPNSLKYYGLCLQGGSYRVRLHFAEIMFSNDSTYSSLGRRIFDVAIQGRVVLKDFNIMEKANGVGKGHTEDFDDITVSSTLEIHLYWTGKGTNAIPDRGVYGPLISAITVTPNFNTGNGLPVGAVIGIVLASIVVVLIVLFALWKKGIFGGKNNEEELELRALDLQTGHFRLRQIKAATNNFDPANKIGEGGFGPVYKGVLTDGAVIAVKQLSSKSKQGNREFVNEIGMISALQHPNLVKLYGCCIEGNQLLVIYEYMENNCLARALFGRDDQRLNLDWATRKRICSGIAKGLAYLHEESRLKIVHRDIKCTNVLLDKDLNAKISDFGLAKLDEEENTHISTRIAGTVGYMAPEYATRGYLTDKADVYSFGVVALEIVSGKSNTNYRPKEEFVYLLDWAYVLQEQGNLLELVDPHLGSNYSKKEAMQMINLSLLCTNLSPTLRPSMSSVVSMLEGKLPVQAPTIKLTTSTNEMRFKSFEKVSHDSQTTYSQESQGQAPWNDLSGSGSLPAKDEKFSPSSRLLPDLYDINID; translated from the exons ATGGctaaagcaaggggtttgccttgtGGTCAACCCTTTAGGGTGTCCAGTGGTTTGG TAAAAGTTCTAGAAACAATATCATCGAAACTTGGGAACACACGTTGGAGTGTCAGCCGAGCGTCTTGTATGCAGGAGAGTGATTTTAACTGGACGGATCCTAATTATAAGGAAGTTTTCAGCAATGTAAAATGTAATTGTTCATTCAATAGTGGCTCAGTTTGCCATGTTGTAACAAT CCAATTGAAGCGTCTTAATATGACAGGAATTCTGCCTCCAGAGTTTGCAAATCTTACTCATCTGCAAGAATT AGATCTGACTCGTAATTACTTAAGTGGATTGATTCCCTCAAGCTATGGCCAGCTTCGCGTCACTATTTT GTCACTCTTGGGTAACCGTATCAGTGGGCCGATTCCAAAGGAGTTAGGTGACATTTTCACACTGGAAGAACT agttttggaaaataatCTACTTGAAGGACCTCTTCCTCCGAACCTTGGTAGCTTGAACCGCCTCAGAAGACT GTTTCTTTCTGCCAATAATCTCAATGGAACTATACCTGAGAACTTCAGCAATCTTAAGAACATGACAGATTT TAGGATCGATGGGACTAGCATATCTGGAACCATTCCAGATTTTATTGGAAATTGGATCAAAATGGATAGATT AGACATTCAAGGAACGTCAATGGAGGGACCTATTCCTCCTACAATATCCCAGTTGAAAAACATGTCACAGTT GAGAATATCTGATTTGAGAGGAGAACAAATGCAATTCCCAAATCTTCACGACTTGACGAATATGACAAGGCT GACTTTGAGAAACTGCTCAATTTTTGGTCCGATTCCGAGTTATGTAGGTGCCATGCCTTTGAAACTTTT GGACCTGAGTAACAATATGTTGAATGATACAATCCCAGATACATTTGAGCAGTTGGATTTTGATAACAT GTTGCTTGGTAACAACACATTAAGCGGAGCAATTCCCAGCTGGATATTTAGTAAAAGAAAGAACAT TGATTTATCATACAACAATTTCACCCATACAACTACTCCAGGATGCCAGTCCTCTACCAT AAACTTAGCCGCCAGCTATTCAGATACAATGAACATGTTGAAAAACAC GGATGCCTGGTGTTCCATGAAACCCCTCATTTGTCCCACAGAAGCGAAAT ATACTTCGCTATTCATAAACTGTGGAGGAGGAGGTAGAACTACATTTGAAGGAAATGATTATGAGGAGGACAGGATAGGGTCGGgtccatcattttttttttcgtcCAATGATAAATGGGCATTCAGCAGTTCAGGAGTGTACGTGGGTCGAGAAAATGCTAGCAATATTGCAACAAATACATTTTCACTGGATGTGTCCGGTCCTGACTTTTACAACACAGCACGCCTTGCCCCGaattctctcaaatattatggGCTTTGTCTACAAGGAGGTAGCTACAGAGTGCGCCTTCACTTTGCTGAAATAATGTTTTCTAATGACTCAACATATAGCAGCCTTGGAAGGCGGATATTTGATGTAGCAATACAA GGGAGAGTAGTTTTGAAGGATTTCAACATCATGGAGAAAGCTAATGGTGTTGGAAAAGGTCATACCGAGGACTTTGATGATATTACTGTTAGTAGCACTCTGGAGATTCACTTGTATTGGACCGGGAAGGGAACTAACGCCATTCCAGACAGAGGTGTATATGGACCTCTGATTTCAGCTATCACAGTGACACCAA ACTTTAACACAGGCAATGGGTTACCTGTCGGAGCTGTTATTGGCATTGTACTCGCTTCAATTGTGGTGGTTCTGATAGTGTTATTTGCTCTGTGGAAGAAAGGCATTTTTGGAGggaaaaataatgaagaagaatTAG AACTCAGAGCCCTTGATTTACAAACAGGTCATTTTAGACTTAGACAAATTAAAGCTGCTACAAATAACTTTGATCCTGCCAACAAAATTGGTGAAGGAGGGTTTGGACCAGTTTACAAG GGTGTACTCACGGATGGTGCAGTGATAGCTGTTAAGCAGCTGTCTTCCAAGTCGAAGCAAGGAAATCGTGAATTTGTTAATGAGATAGGCATGATTTCAGCTCTACAACACCCAAACCTTGTCAAGCTTTACGGTTGTTGTATAGAAGGGAACCAGTTATTAGTGATATACGAATACATGGAAAATAACTGTCTTGCTCGAGCTCTCTTTG GCCGTGACGACCAGAGGTTGAACCTAGACTGGGCAACCAGAAAAAGGATATGCTCAGGAATAGCAAAAGGGTTAGCTTACCTTCATGAAGAATCAAGGTTGAAAATCGTACACCGAGATATCAAGTGTACCAATGTGCTTCTTGATAAGGATCTTAACGCTAAGATTTCCGATTTTGGATTAGCTAAATTAGATGAAGAAGAGAACACTCATATTAGCACCCGAATTGCTGGAACAGT AGGTTATATGGCTCCGGAGTATGCAACGAGAGGCTACTTGACAGATAAAGCTGATGTTTATAGCTTCGGAGTTGTTGCATTGGAGATTGTCAGTGGGAAAAGCAACACAAACTACAGGCCAAAAGAGGAATTTGTTTACCTTCTTGACTGG GCTTACGTCCTACAAGAACAGGGAAATCTGTTagaactagtggatccacatctCGGTTCCAATTACTCCAAAAAAGAGGCAATGCAGATGATAAATCTTTCTCTTTTGTGCACAAATCTCTCCCCTACTCTCCGACCATCCATGTCTTCTGTGGTGAGTATGCTTGAAGGGAAACTCCCCGTGCAAGCACCAACAATCAAGCTGACTACATCAACCAACGAAATGAgatttaaatcgtttgaaaaaGTTTCACATGACAGCCAAACAACATACTCTCAGGAGTCTCAAGGACAAGCACCTTGGAATGATTTGTCAGGGTCAGGGTCTCTGCCTGCTAAAGATGAAAAGTTTAGTCCCTCGAGTAGACTTCTTCCAGATCTTTATGATATAAACATagattga